gaacGAAGCAAGAGGTCCCATGTATGAACCAACAAATAATCCCTCACCAGTCACCGGAACTAGCAGTGCCATAaacttgaacttcccagcctccagagctgggaaatttctgtttcttataaGTTACCCAGTAtatggtattttgtcatagcaccCCTAATTACTAAGATAGGTATCATGTACTGTTTTCTAAGGTATTTTTGTTCAGGTTTACCTGGATTGCAGGTAAGAGCAGCCTTATGTTTGGGGTGATATAGTTTATACTGTGTTTTATATGTGGAAGTCTGCAGTAGACTTCTCATTAAATGAATTGATATATCTTGCAACAgactttattaatatttaaaacgGGGCTAGTTGGAAAACTTCATGAAGCACATTAGGCTTGTTTTTATGAAAGAGTGAAAAGCTTGTTGGAATTGCGCAGGAGCTAAACAGCTAGAGTGTGCAAGTAAAATTAGCAGACAGTAGGGCTGTAAATTATCTACCACTTACCGCACAAACACAGTCATTTCAGCTCTGTCTTCAATGAAGACATCTGACTCTGAAGGCCGCGGTGGATCAGATTGCTGTTCCGAGGGGATGTATAGGGAGATGGTAATGGTAGATTCACTAAAAGGACCGGAGCCAGGCTCTATGAAGCTTGTCACTGGAGctgtcatctttattttcatctctgtgccataaaaatgaaaattaaatctagTGGACATGtgactgcttttaaaatttaacctaTTCTTTAACTGAGTTTCTTAATTTACTTTATAATTCTGATATAAATATTTACCTTCAAGATAatttgcctctttttaaaaaaggccaAAAAGACTCAATTATTCAGGGTTCACATTAAACCTTTCTGTACTATTGATAATTTTGGTTAATAAATTCTGTACTTTCAGAGATATAAGGGGAATGTGGAGATAACATGGTCTAGTTAATCCTGTTTTCTTTACAGTTCAGAAAATGAGATCCGATAAGCTAAGAGACCTgcctaaaaatatacatatttattttggcCAGAGACAAAAGTTATGACTTGAGACTTGAGCCTCTTAATCCACCATCTTCCTGTCCcctgatatatatttttctgtatcaGTCACCAAATTATCCTGAAGCATTAGCCCTGGGAAAGGACTTCTCACTAGTTATGCAGAGCCACAAACAGTTCACCCAAAAAGACAAGGAGAAAGGTTGAAAAGTACTACCCAGAGGTACCCTCCTCTAGCCCATGCAAAGGTACTCCAGGAGCATCCTCTGTGAAAAGATCAAGTCTTTGATGGTGTGAGTATTTCTATTATAAAGGATATTTCTGTAAAAAGCTAAAACTCTTACTTAACCCCAGGTCTCAATCATCACATGCACACTAAGTTACAATTGCTCTTACCTTTCTCGTTTTTGCCTTGAATGTAGCTGTTCAGCTTTGTGAAGCCAGTCTGGATGGCTGAATCCCAGTCCTTAGATTCAACACTAGTGCTGACCCACTTGGCTGGCCCATAGTGTCGGGTCTCATAACTTCCGGCCTAAGGGAAGAGGAAACTTCCAAAGCAATTCCAAGACAGTAGGACATGAGATGCCACAATTCAGGTATCTTGGTCTTTAGTCTTCCTGGAGCCGTCTTGCCTAGGTGTTGCTGGGCCCTAAGGTCCTGGCTCTTTAGGGCCAGGCCTAGCCTCACCCGGAGGTGTCCctcttttgtgttagggttggcgACAGCCCCAGCTCCACAGGCTCCGAACCTCAATTCAAGTTCAAAGAAACAGGCATCCATGAGCCTGAAGGTCCCACAGACGGCTTTGGGTCCTAAGCAGTTGCCCCCTACTCCCAGGCCCCAGACAAGAAGCGAAGGTGTGGCCTGCACCCAGGGACACAGCTAAATGACTGAAGTTCTCCTGTTTTAGGAACAGGGTCGCAAGTTGGGACTAGGACCATCCCTAGAAAGGGTATTTTTTACTTAACCCCAGGGACCTTCAGGTCTCACTGCAAACCAGCCCGAGGGCAACCCGACTGGCCGGGATTCCCTCCCCGAAAGGCACCTACCTGCGAGCCCGCGTCGTCCGGGGCCTTCCAGTCCGGCGTCTCCACCGCCTGCTCCTCCGCGACCTCGGCTGTCCCCAGGTCTGGCTCGAGAACCTCGGCCATGGGCGGCGCCGATACTGGGAGAGAGCAGGTCCAGCTGCTCCCCAGGGCCCCTATCCCCGTGCTGCAGACGCGCGGCCTCCTGCCCGCAATGCGGAAGCGGGAGCCCGCTGGACACGCTCTGGTCTGGGCCGCGAGGGGGCGCCGCGACCGCCAGGGGTCCCCGGTGTAGACCCGGACAGCTCCGGCCCGGGCCACGCCCCCTGCCCGGTTCCGTGCCCAGTGGGCAGGGAGCCGAGCCCGGAGACTGGACGGCAGGGCCCGCTTCTCCCGGCCTCCTCTGGGGGCCCCCTCTGGTCACCGCCCTTGTTTTGGAGAGAGGCTGTGCGCTGTGAGCAGCCGAGGGTGGAGGACCGAGCTGCTGCTGGCGCGCCTTCTGTGTGACCGGTCGGGTCACTTCCCACGTCGCCAGCCCGCGCTGGCGGCCGCCTGACTCTGGGTTCCACTGCGCCGCCCGCGCACGGAGAAAGGGACCTGGAACTTCTGCAGACTCTTGACCTCGCTGCCCCGCCCGCAGTCCGGCCGACGAGCGCCCCACCCTTGGGCTGGATCCCGCGGCCCAGCCAGGGGCGAGCAGCCCTACTCCCACCTAGAGGACCGCCTAGGTTCCTTTCTAAGTACCCCTCGTGGGAGGAAATGGGTGGGGATCCAGCGACTCTGGGTGGATCTTGAACTTTCCGGGTCCCTTGCCCTTTCTAAGAAAGGACCCCAAACTATCCGAGTCATCTCGCCAGGATCAGGGATTCCGGGAGGGCAGActctagttttttgagaaattttggttAGAAGTCTTATTTTTTCCAAGAGATTTATTGAGCTAATTCACATGTTATACAATTCACTTCTTTAAAGTGTATTAATAAATGGTTTTTAGTATTATTCGCAGGGCTATGCAACGATCACAGtgttagaacatttccatcaaccCCCTTGGCGACAGCCCATATCTTTAGCCACCTCTATTCCCCAGGCTCCAGCCCCAGGCAACTATTAATTTGCTCTGTCTTATAGGACATTTTGTATGAATGGAATTATAGCAATATGTGGTCTTTGTGACTAACTTTCTTCACCTAAAATGTTATCaaatttcatccatgttgtaacatgcCTCACcctttttatgattgaataatatGACACTGtataaacattttgtttattctttagtTGGTAACATTCGGGTTATTTCAagcttttggctattatgaataatgctgctataaacttttctGTAGAGGTTTCTctgtggacatgttttcatttctcttgggtgcACACCCAGGATTTGAATTGCTGAGTCAAATGGTTACTTTGTATTTAACCCTTTTGGACACTGCCAGACTGGTTtttcatcattttacattctcaccagtaGGGTATGAGCCTTGTTTCCCCAGATCCTCtttaacacttattattattttggttttttgattATAATCATTCTGTAGGTGTGCctattgctttaaaattttttctttttttaaatttttgagatataatttacctTACAAGATGGGCtagatggtgcatgcctataatcccaggcacATCACTGGGAGGATGAAGCAGAAGGATgaaaagttccaggccagtttcagcaacttagcaaaaccctgtctcaaaataaaataaaaaggcctggggttgtagctcaaaggtagagcatccctgggtttaatccccaggaccaccaccactaataataatttatatgacataaaattcactatttaaaaataggcaattcAGTTTTCAGCAGACTCACtatgttgtacaaccatcaccactatcaggCAGCCAAAATTCCTATGTGGAGGGTATTTTACTCAGGTATGTAACCAGTTCCTCCTTACCCATCATGCCCCTGCAATGAATCTAGAatattcattaaaacaaaaaaatcccatacAGCTGGGCAGTTGCTCTCCATCTCTCTTCCCATCCCTGCCCCAAACTCCAGCATCCACcactctactttctgtctctatagttCTGACTAATCtgtacatttcatataaatggaatcatataatatgtaatattttgtgaCCAACTTCTTAGTGAAAAAAGTAGTGTTTTCAAGATTGACACATACTATACCTGTACCACTACTTTAGTCCTTCTTAGTGCTGGAAAATGTCCCATTATGTGGGCCATGTGTGTATGTGgcggggaggggtactggggttgaacccaggacctcacacttgTTAGGCAAGTTCTGTACCACAAAGCTACAGCCCTAGTCTTGGAAGAGTGCTATTAAAACAATTGAtgtccttcctctcttttccttgcCCTTCCCTGCCCAAACAACTGTCTGGTGGCCTAGGAACACATGACACTTTCTAGTGGTTATATCAAATCTATCATTATACAGAGCCAAGCTTGAATTATTTAGTGAAGCCTCAATAATAAattttgacttattttaaaaatagtctgtctatttttaattatgtaaCAGATGTGATCCATTGCTTAGGTGACTTTGCAATGTTGAGAAATTGAGAATGTAATTATACTTTATTGCAggattttttaagagaaaaaggaagtaaTTTATAATTATTGGTTAAGAAGTTTGATTTTCTTATAATCTGAAGACTATCTTTTATagttatttgtatctttttttaggCAAGAACATTGTATTTGTAGAAAAACAGGCTAATtttggagacatttttaaaaatagatgtggGATATACAATTAATGAAGATAACAGCAAATATCTGATTAAATATCTAAAGGTGGTAATTAgtcacctaaaaagaacagaagaaggaaagaaaggaatttatttcaaattaatgggggttttttagaataaattaaacaaaatacagaagGTTCAAGTTTCATATCCCTATTTCAAATAATTGAGTTAGGTTTCTTGTGGCTAGATTATGGTTAAATTGTTCTTTTAGCTCATACATAACTCATGTTTACGTGACACTATGAAGCTGATATTATACTTATGCTTTACAAAAACTTTAGAGACGAGTtctattttcaaagttcatcaaGTAGAGGCTGAGGGTGGGGAGTTGCCCAGTTACCTAAatacttcttttttactttttttttttcagtaattcaCATGGACAATTAATAGACAACATTTTAGGAATAGATATTAAATGGCTGtgttaagggctgggattgtagctcagtgacagagcactagcctagcacatgtgaggtactgggtttgatcctcagcaccacataaaaataaacaaataaagtcatgctatccatctacaacttcaaaaagtttttttaaaaatggctgtgTTAGTCAGAAAAGACCAAGTtatactatggaaccaacctgaaATCTCATTGGCTGTAAGCAACAACTCCTGCAAAAAAATCCGTTTTGTCC
This portion of the Marmota flaviventris isolate mMarFla1 chromosome 6, mMarFla1.hap1, whole genome shotgun sequence genome encodes:
- the Hebp2 gene encoding heme-binding protein 2, whose amino-acid sequence is MAEVLEPDLGTAEVAEEQAVETPDWKAPDDAGSQAGSYETRHYGPAKWVSTSVESKDWDSAIQTGFTKLNSYIQGKNEKEMKIKMTAPVTSFIEPGSGPFSESTITISLYIPSEQQSDPPRPSESDVFIEDRAEMTVFVRSFDGFSSAQKNQEQLLTLASILREEGKVFDEKVFYTAGYNSPFKLLNRNNEVWLIQKSEPSKELE